One window of Theropithecus gelada isolate Dixy chromosome 4, Tgel_1.0, whole genome shotgun sequence genomic DNA carries:
- the LOC112622469 gene encoding general transcription factor IIH subunit 4 isoform X1, with amino-acid sequence MREREVMESTPSRGLNRVHLQCRNLQEFLGGLSPGVLDRLYGHPATCLAVFRELPSLAKNWVMRMLFLEQPLPQAAVALWVKKEFSKAQEESTGLLSGLRIWHTQLLPGGLQGLILNPIFRQNLRIALLGGGKAWSDDTSQLGPDKHARDVPSLDKYAEERWEVVLHFMVGSPSAAVSQDLAQLLSQAGLMKSTEPGEPPCITSAGFQFLLLDTPAQLWYFMLQYLQTAQSRGMDLVEILSFLFQLSFSTLGKDYSVEGMSDSLLNFLQHLREFGLVFQRKRKSRRYYPTRLAINLSSGVSGAGGTVHQPGFIVVETNYRLYAYTESELQIALIALFSEMLYRFPNMVVAQVTRESVQQAIASGITAQQIIHFLRTRAHPVMLKQTPVLPPTITDQIRLWELERDRLRFTEGVLYNQFLSQVDFELLLAHARELGVLVFENSAKRLMVVTPAGHSDVKRFWKRQKHSS; translated from the exons atgagagagagagag GTGATGGAGAGCACCCCTTCAAGGGGACTGAACCGAGTACACCTACAATGCAGGAATCTGCAGGAATTCTTAGGGGGCCTGAGCCCTGGGGTATTGGACCGATTATATGGGCACCCTGCCACTTGTCTGGCTGTCTTCAG GGAGCTCCCATCCTTGGCTAAGAACTGGGTGATGCGGATGCTCTTTCTGGAGCAGCCTTTGCCACAAGCTGCTGTAGCCCTGTGGGTAAAGAAGGAATTCAGCAA GGCTCAGGAGGAAAGTACAGGGCTGCTGAGCGGCCTCCGGATCTGGCACACCCAGCTGCTCCCAGGCGGGCTCCAGGGCCTCATCCTCAACCCCATTTTCCGCCAGAACCTCCGCATTGCCCTTCTGGGTGG GGGGAAGGCCTGGTCTGATGACACAAGTCAGCTGGGACCAGACAAGCATGCCCGGGACGTTCCCTCCCTTGACAAGTATGCCGAGGAGCGATGGGAG GTGGTCTTGCACTTCATGGTGGGCTCCCCCAGTGCAGCTGTCAGCCAGGACTTGGCTCAGCTCCTCAGCCAGGCTGGGCTCATGAAGAG TACTGAACCTGGAGAGCCGCCCTGCATTACTTCCGCTGGCTTCCAGTTCCTGTTGCTGGACACCCCGGCTCAGCTCTGGTACTTTATGTTGCAGTATTTGCAGACAGCCCAG AGCCGGGGCATGGACCTAGTAGagattctctccttcctcttccagcTCAGCTTCTCTACTCTGGGCAAG GATTACTCTGTGGAAGGTATGAGTGATTCTCTGTTGAACTTCCTGCAACATCTGCGTGAGTTTGGGCTTGTTTTCCAGAGGAAG AGGAAATCTCGGCGTTACTACCCCACGCGCCTGGCCATCAATCTCTCGTCAGGTGTCTCTGGAGCTGGGGGCACTGTGCATCAGCCAGGCTTCATTGTGGTGGAAACCAATTACCGACTGTATGCCTACACAG AGTCGGAGCTGCAGATTGCCCTCATTGCCCTCTTCTCTGAGATGCTCTATCGGTTCCCCAACATGGTGGTGGCGCAGGTGACCCGGGAGAGTGTGCAGCAGGCAATCGCCAGTGGCATCACAGCCCAGCAG ATAATCCATTTCCTAAGGACAAGGGCCCACCCAGTGATGCTCAAACAG ACACCTGTGCTGCCCCCCACCATCACAGACCAGATCCGGCTCTGGGAGCTGGAAAGGGACAGACTCCGGTTCACTGAGG GTGTCCTGTATAACCAGTTCCTGTCGCAAGTGGACTTTGAGCTGCTGCTGGCCCACGCGCGGGAGCTGGGCGTGCTCGTGTTCGAGAACTCGGCCAAGCGGCTCATGGTGGTGACCCCGGCCGGGCACAGCGACGTCAAGCGCTTTTGGAAGCGGCAGAAACACAGCTCCTGA
- the LOC112622469 gene encoding general transcription factor IIH subunit 4 isoform X2 — MESTPSRGLNRVHLQCRNLQEFLGGLSPGVLDRLYGHPATCLAVFRELPSLAKNWVMRMLFLEQPLPQAAVALWVKKEFSKAQEESTGLLSGLRIWHTQLLPGGLQGLILNPIFRQNLRIALLGGGKAWSDDTSQLGPDKHARDVPSLDKYAEERWEVVLHFMVGSPSAAVSQDLAQLLSQAGLMKSTEPGEPPCITSAGFQFLLLDTPAQLWYFMLQYLQTAQSRGMDLVEILSFLFQLSFSTLGKDYSVEGMSDSLLNFLQHLREFGLVFQRKRKSRRYYPTRLAINLSSGVSGAGGTVHQPGFIVVETNYRLYAYTESELQIALIALFSEMLYRFPNMVVAQVTRESVQQAIASGITAQQIIHFLRTRAHPVMLKQTPVLPPTITDQIRLWELERDRLRFTEGVLYNQFLSQVDFELLLAHARELGVLVFENSAKRLMVVTPAGHSDVKRFWKRQKHSS, encoded by the exons ATGGAGAGCACCCCTTCAAGGGGACTGAACCGAGTACACCTACAATGCAGGAATCTGCAGGAATTCTTAGGGGGCCTGAGCCCTGGGGTATTGGACCGATTATATGGGCACCCTGCCACTTGTCTGGCTGTCTTCAG GGAGCTCCCATCCTTGGCTAAGAACTGGGTGATGCGGATGCTCTTTCTGGAGCAGCCTTTGCCACAAGCTGCTGTAGCCCTGTGGGTAAAGAAGGAATTCAGCAA GGCTCAGGAGGAAAGTACAGGGCTGCTGAGCGGCCTCCGGATCTGGCACACCCAGCTGCTCCCAGGCGGGCTCCAGGGCCTCATCCTCAACCCCATTTTCCGCCAGAACCTCCGCATTGCCCTTCTGGGTGG GGGGAAGGCCTGGTCTGATGACACAAGTCAGCTGGGACCAGACAAGCATGCCCGGGACGTTCCCTCCCTTGACAAGTATGCCGAGGAGCGATGGGAG GTGGTCTTGCACTTCATGGTGGGCTCCCCCAGTGCAGCTGTCAGCCAGGACTTGGCTCAGCTCCTCAGCCAGGCTGGGCTCATGAAGAG TACTGAACCTGGAGAGCCGCCCTGCATTACTTCCGCTGGCTTCCAGTTCCTGTTGCTGGACACCCCGGCTCAGCTCTGGTACTTTATGTTGCAGTATTTGCAGACAGCCCAG AGCCGGGGCATGGACCTAGTAGagattctctccttcctcttccagcTCAGCTTCTCTACTCTGGGCAAG GATTACTCTGTGGAAGGTATGAGTGATTCTCTGTTGAACTTCCTGCAACATCTGCGTGAGTTTGGGCTTGTTTTCCAGAGGAAG AGGAAATCTCGGCGTTACTACCCCACGCGCCTGGCCATCAATCTCTCGTCAGGTGTCTCTGGAGCTGGGGGCACTGTGCATCAGCCAGGCTTCATTGTGGTGGAAACCAATTACCGACTGTATGCCTACACAG AGTCGGAGCTGCAGATTGCCCTCATTGCCCTCTTCTCTGAGATGCTCTATCGGTTCCCCAACATGGTGGTGGCGCAGGTGACCCGGGAGAGTGTGCAGCAGGCAATCGCCAGTGGCATCACAGCCCAGCAG ATAATCCATTTCCTAAGGACAAGGGCCCACCCAGTGATGCTCAAACAG ACACCTGTGCTGCCCCCCACCATCACAGACCAGATCCGGCTCTGGGAGCTGGAAAGGGACAGACTCCGGTTCACTGAGG GTGTCCTGTATAACCAGTTCCTGTCGCAAGTGGACTTTGAGCTGCTGCTGGCCCACGCGCGGGAGCTGGGCGTGCTCGTGTTCGAGAACTCGGCCAAGCGGCTCATGGTGGTGACCCCGGCCGGGCACAGCGACGTCAAGCGCTTTTGGAAGCGGCAGAAACACAGCTCCTGA